The sequence TTTTCGGGGCAGGGTAAGCATTCATAACACTGACTGCATTTTTCAGCGTCTAAAACTGTATTTTGATGCTTTTCTAATTTTTCAAATACCGAAATTTCTTCTAAAGTTAATTCCCCGTCGTTATTGGCAACTTTTAACGGTTCAATTAATTCTTCAGGATTCGCAGCACCGATACTCAATGTTGTTACGCGCTTGTCACTGAGTAAAAAACGATAATTTAATTCTAAGGGAGAAAACGGATAAGTTAATTCTTCTAATTTTTCTGGTGGTGTATATAATCTTCCTCCTTTGTCGGCAGGAGAAATTATAAAAATACCCATGTCTTTTTCTGCTGCTAACTTAACCGCAGCAGCATTACGCTGAAAAAAATAGTAATAATGCAGATTGATAAATTCAAAAAAATCTGTGTTTATCGCTGCCAAGATTATTTCTAAGGGCGCATGAGTAGAAAAACCGACGTGACGTACTCTACCGTACTCTACTGCTTCCCGTACTGCTTGCATACAGCCATTTTCAGCCCGTACCCACTCAAGATGCTGCCATGTATTTAAACCATGAATACCCAAGCAATCAAGATAATCTAGCTGCAATCTTTCTAAAGATTCATCGATGCACCGACGCATGGTATCAGCATCAACTGTGGGTGGAATTTTACTAGTGATATGCAGTTGGTTGCGGGATACAGACAATCGGGCTTTTAACGCTTCACCCAAATACTCCTCACTTTTACCATAACCACTAGCAGTTTCTATATGATTAATTCCCTGTGCTACTGCTTCATTAATAGTTCTTCTTGCATTTACAGGTGAAGCCAGATAGCGCATCGTTCCCAAGGAAAACACTGATAAACGTAGATTTGTTTTCCCGAAGCGTCGGTATTGCATCTTTTGTATCAAGTTAGGAGTTAGGAGTTAGGAGTTAGGAGCCAGAGTTGTAAAAACTGTGTATCGAATAAGTATTTTACCTCTTAACTTCCGCCCTCATATACCGCCATCAAGAGTACTTTTCGCCCTTTAACTTAACTCTTAACTCGTAACTTAAAACTCATAACTTTTCTAACTATTACTTGTACTATCGCCAAAACGCTTGATTAAATCTTCTGGACGGAGATTAGAAACGAATTCCCGGAAGGCTTCTCTTTCGGCTTCATCTGCATCCCTATCCACCGGAATTGAAGCTTCTGCAACCACTTCTTCCATTACCCAAATTGGTGAATTTGTACGCAACGCAACGGCGATCGCATCACTAGGACGAGCATCAATTTCCTTATGAGTGTCACCTTGCTTTAAAATTAAAGATGCATAAAAGGTGTCTTTTTGCAGGGAGTGAATAACCACTTTATCCAAAACCATATCCCACCCCTCTAAAATATTCACTATTAAATCGTGAGTTAAAGGTCTAGGAGCTTTTTGATTTTCTTGTGCTGCCATAATCGCTTTTGCCTGCTCTTGACCAATATAAATTGGCAAAGCACGGCGGTCTGTTGCATCTTTTAAAAGTACTATCGGACTGCGAGTAATTGCATCCAACGCTATACCAGCAACTTTCATTTCTATCATCGGCTATGCCTC comes from Rivularia sp. PCC 7116 and encodes:
- a CDS encoding aldo/keto reductase, which produces MQYRRFGKTNLRLSVFSLGTMRYLASPVNARRTINEAVAQGINHIETASGYGKSEEYLGEALKARLSVSRNQLHITSKIPPTVDADTMRRCIDESLERLQLDYLDCLGIHGLNTWQHLEWVRAENGCMQAVREAVEYGRVRHVGFSTHAPLEIILAAINTDFFEFINLHYYYFFQRNAAAVKLAAEKDMGIFIISPADKGGRLYTPPEKLEELTYPFSPLELNYRFLLSDKRVTTLSIGAANPEELIEPLKVANNDGELTLEEISVFEKLEKHQNTVLDAEKCSQCYECLPCPENINIPEVLRLRNLAVAYEMEDYGKYRYGMFENAGHWFPGMKGSRCTECGECLPKCPEELDIPALLKDTHERLKGKEGRRLWE
- a CDS encoding bifunctional nuclease family protein, producing MIEMKVAGIALDAITRSPIVLLKDATDRRALPIYIGQEQAKAIMAAQENQKAPRPLTHDLIVNILEGWDMVLDKVVIHSLQKDTFYASLILKQGDTHKEIDARPSDAIAVALRTNSPIWVMEEVVAEASIPVDRDADEAEREAFREFVSNLRPEDLIKRFGDSTSNS